The Flavobacterium piscisymbiosum genome includes a region encoding these proteins:
- a CDS encoding TlpA family protein disulfide reductase, whose protein sequence is MKLFFRLLLLLLIIPAYSTGQIKKETIKIIGKITGKVPDIIEYTLPINGIDYFGFTDSVQPDTAGNFQISIPLDKTSFIDLSNKYKSFGTLIAEPGMSYKVYIDTETQENKFRVESQNQKGQLLYNQIPNRSMIVGGHFEIETKKYIKDSIPSEIKQKLEKSEETELEGFKKLLKDKTISKDFYNLVKTDRNYFYKGIQGSLGFINYLMTSSKQNTLTKLQYTELWASIFKTNPVTNPELLRSPWFYFYTENYLRYQDLIIKETSEATLVEIGKQGLTHTHNITNAKKYLSGQQLEYYIAAYIYYEAINKNYEKELITLFEQFKKNYPSSAYAHFLEPVIIPILAFHKKQEEPLNEKIKFIDNSANINSVKELIKGLRGKQFYVDIWATWCGPCKAEFKDNAKLYQLLKSKNITMVYISIDKENRENQWREMTHFYNLEGNHIRANEKLDADLRVLYNNQSMGIPWHFLTDENGTIIKKNLSGPSEIENLEKQLSKN, encoded by the coding sequence ATGAAACTGTTTTTTCGACTTCTTTTACTGTTACTTATTATTCCTGCTTACTCAACTGGCCAGATAAAAAAAGAAACTATAAAAATTATTGGGAAAATCACAGGAAAAGTCCCTGATATAATCGAATATACTTTACCCATAAACGGAATAGATTACTTTGGTTTTACAGACTCCGTTCAGCCGGATACTGCGGGCAATTTTCAGATTAGTATTCCTTTAGACAAAACCTCTTTCATTGATTTATCAAACAAATACAAATCGTTTGGGACTTTAATTGCAGAACCAGGAATGAGCTATAAAGTCTACATTGACACTGAAACACAGGAAAACAAATTTCGGGTAGAATCTCAAAACCAAAAAGGACAATTATTATACAATCAAATTCCTAACCGAAGCATGATTGTTGGCGGACATTTTGAAATCGAAACAAAAAAATATATAAAAGACAGTATTCCGTCAGAAATAAAACAAAAATTAGAAAAAAGCGAAGAAACCGAATTAGAAGGATTTAAAAAATTATTAAAAGATAAAACCATTTCTAAAGATTTTTACAATTTGGTTAAAACAGATCGAAATTATTTTTACAAAGGCATACAAGGAAGCCTTGGTTTTATAAATTACTTAATGACTTCCAGCAAACAGAATACATTAACAAAACTTCAGTATACAGAACTCTGGGCATCCATTTTTAAAACAAATCCTGTCACAAATCCAGAACTTCTGCGTTCTCCCTGGTTTTATTTTTATACCGAAAATTATTTACGATATCAGGATTTAATCATCAAAGAAACAAGTGAAGCTACACTGGTAGAAATTGGTAAACAAGGACTTACACATACTCATAATATTACTAATGCAAAAAAATATTTATCAGGCCAACAACTGGAATATTACATTGCAGCTTATATCTATTATGAAGCCATCAATAAAAATTATGAGAAAGAACTAATCACACTTTTTGAGCAATTTAAAAAAAACTATCCGTCAAGTGCTTACGCACATTTTCTGGAACCGGTCATCATACCAATTTTGGCATTTCATAAAAAACAAGAAGAGCCATTAAACGAAAAAATTAAATTCATCGATAATTCCGCAAACATCAATTCCGTAAAAGAACTGATAAAAGGATTAAGAGGAAAGCAATTTTATGTCGACATCTGGGCAACCTGGTGCGGTCCGTGCAAAGCAGAGTTTAAAGACAATGCCAAATTGTACCAATTACTAAAATCAAAAAACATAACCATGGTTTATATTTCTATAGATAAAGAAAACAGAGAAAACCAATGGCGAGAAATGACTCATTTTTACAATCTCGAAGGAAATCATATTAGAGCAAATGAAAAATTAGATGCTGATTTACGAGTTTTATACAACAATCAATCTATGGGAATTCCTTGGCACTTTCTAACAGACGAAAACGGAACTATTATTAAAAAAAATCTAAGTGGCCCTTCTGAAATTGAAAATTTAGAAAAACAACTTAGTAAAAATTAA
- the dnaK gene encoding molecular chaperone DnaK, with protein MGKIIGIDLGTTNSCVSVMEGNEAVVIPNAEGKRTTPSIIAFVEGGEIKVGDPAKRQAVTNPTKTIASIKRFMGHTFAETQEEAKRVPYSVVKGDNNTPRVDIDGRLYTAQELSAMTLQKMKKTAEDYLGQTVTEAVITVPAYFNDAQRQATKEAGEIAGLKVMRIINEPTAAALAYGLDKKGTDQKIAVYDLGGGTFDISVLELGDGVFEVLSTNGDTHLGGDDFDQVIIDWLADDFKSEEGIDLRLDPMSLQRLKEAAEKAKIELSSSAETEINLPYVTATASGPKHLVKKLSRAQFEKLSDTLVKRSMEPVAKALKDAGLSTSDIDEVILVGGSTRMPRIADEVEKFFGKKASKGVNPDEVVAIGAAIQGGVLSGDVKDVLLLDVTPLSLGIETMGGVLTKLIESNTTIPTKKSQVFSTAADSQPSVEIHVLQGERAMAADNKTIGRFHLDGIPPAPRGVPQIEVTFDIDANGIIKVSATDKGTGKSHDIRIEASSGLTAEEIEKMKKDAEANADADKIAKERAEKLNEADSMIFQTESQLKELGSKLADDHKVAVEYALTELRMAHQSQDIPAIQTALDNINAAWKTATEAMYAQGEQGQQAAPQQEQSGDNVEDVEFEEVK; from the coding sequence ATGGGTAAAATAATCGGAATTGACTTAGGTACGACGAACTCTTGTGTTTCTGTAATGGAAGGTAACGAAGCAGTTGTTATTCCTAACGCAGAAGGAAAAAGAACAACGCCATCTATCATCGCTTTTGTTGAAGGTGGAGAAATTAAAGTGGGTGATCCTGCAAAAAGACAAGCGGTAACGAATCCTACAAAAACGATTGCTTCTATTAAACGTTTTATGGGACACACTTTTGCTGAAACTCAGGAAGAGGCAAAAAGAGTTCCTTACAGTGTTGTAAAAGGTGACAACAATACTCCACGTGTGGATATTGACGGTCGTTTATACACTGCTCAGGAATTGTCAGCAATGACACTTCAAAAAATGAAAAAAACTGCTGAAGACTATTTAGGTCAAACTGTAACTGAAGCGGTTATTACTGTTCCTGCTTACTTTAACGATGCACAACGTCAAGCTACTAAAGAAGCTGGTGAAATTGCTGGTCTTAAAGTTATGCGTATCATCAACGAGCCAACTGCAGCTGCACTTGCTTACGGATTAGATAAAAAAGGAACTGATCAAAAAATTGCTGTTTACGATTTAGGTGGAGGTACTTTTGATATCTCTGTTCTTGAATTAGGAGACGGTGTATTCGAAGTATTGTCTACAAATGGTGATACTCACTTAGGTGGAGATGATTTTGACCAGGTTATTATTGACTGGTTAGCTGACGATTTCAAATCTGAAGAAGGTATTGATTTACGTTTAGATCCAATGTCATTACAACGTTTGAAAGAGGCTGCAGAGAAAGCTAAGATTGAATTATCATCTTCTGCTGAAACTGAAATCAACTTACCTTACGTAACTGCTACTGCTTCTGGACCAAAACACTTAGTGAAAAAATTATCTAGAGCACAGTTCGAAAAATTATCTGATACTTTAGTAAAACGTTCTATGGAGCCAGTTGCTAAAGCATTAAAAGATGCAGGTTTATCTACATCTGATATCGACGAAGTAATCCTTGTTGGAGGTTCTACTCGTATGCCAAGAATTGCTGACGAAGTTGAGAAATTCTTTGGTAAAAAAGCATCTAAAGGTGTTAACCCTGATGAGGTTGTTGCTATTGGAGCTGCTATTCAAGGTGGAGTTTTATCTGGAGATGTAAAAGATGTATTGTTACTTGACGTAACTCCTCTTTCTTTAGGTATCGAAACTATGGGTGGTGTATTGACTAAATTAATTGAGTCTAACACAACTATTCCAACTAAAAAATCTCAAGTATTCTCTACTGCTGCTGATTCTCAACCATCTGTTGAAATCCACGTATTGCAAGGTGAAAGAGCTATGGCTGCTGATAACAAAACTATCGGTCGTTTCCACTTAGATGGTATTCCACCAGCACCAAGAGGAGTTCCTCAAATCGAGGTTACTTTTGATATTGATGCAAATGGTATCATCAAAGTTTCTGCAACTGATAAAGGAACAGGAAAATCTCACGATATCCGTATCGAAGCTTCTTCTGGATTAACAGCTGAAGAAATCGAAAAAATGAAAAAAGATGCTGAAGCTAACGCTGACGCTGACAAAATAGCTAAAGAAAGAGCTGAGAAATTAAACGAAGCTGACAGCATGATTTTCCAAACAGAAAGTCAATTGAAAGAGTTAGGAAGCAAACTTGCTGACGATCACAAAGTTGCTGTAGAGTACGCTTTAACTGAATTGAGAATGGCTCACCAATCTCAAGACATTCCAGCTATTCAAACTGCTCTTGACAACATTAATGCAGCTTGGAAAACAGCTACAGAAGCTATGTATGCTCAAGGTGAACAAGGTCAACAAGCTGCTCCACAACAAGAGCAATCTGGAGACAATGTTGAAGACGTTGAATTCGAAGAAGTAAAATAA
- a CDS encoding transposase: MQIIEPLEFGNYYHIYNRGINSENIFKENRNHEYFLNLYGKHINPIAETLAWCLLKNHFHLLVRIKTLEEIQENKNEFKKIILHQSFGNLFNAYTKAINKGYNRHGALFERPFKRKLIHNDTYLKSVIKYIHYNPVNHGFCEHPIEYPWSSYLTCISEKPTKLKRKKVISLFNNIEDLKTFHSKKENFDSLENFLSL; this comes from the coding sequence ATGCAAATAATTGAACCACTCGAGTTTGGAAATTATTATCACATCTACAATAGAGGAATTAATAGTGAAAATATTTTTAAGGAAAACAGAAATCATGAATATTTCTTAAATTTATATGGCAAACATATCAATCCGATTGCTGAAACATTGGCTTGGTGCTTACTAAAAAATCATTTTCATTTATTAGTACGAATTAAAACTTTGGAAGAAATTCAAGAAAATAAAAATGAGTTCAAAAAAATCATTCTTCACCAATCATTTGGCAACTTATTTAATGCCTACACAAAAGCAATAAATAAAGGCTACAATCGTCATGGAGCTTTATTTGAAAGGCCTTTCAAAAGAAAACTAATCCACAATGATACTTATTTAAAATCAGTTATAAAATACATTCATTATAACCCTGTAAATCATGGCTTCTGCGAACACCCAATAGAATATCCATGGAGCTCTTACTTAACTTGCATTTCAGAAAAACCAACAAAATTAAAACGTAAAAAAGTCATTTCGTTATTTAACAATATTGAAGATTTAAAAACTTTTCACAGTAAAAAAGAAAACTTCGATTCTTTAGAAAATTTTCTGAGTTTATGA
- the corA gene encoding magnesium/cobalt transporter CorA, with the protein MRKIKYKKGRKLQHITLEYTGTQKEHETEMQLFVYDDEDVVEYEKFTVLALNTCIDYTKNNWLNIHGLNDINLLKTIGAHFKLDDFLLADILNTTKRTKLEEQKDILFFNIKSLLPSEYSDNISVEQISFILKDGILISFQEKRSDFFTHIRERLRTHAGIVRTKKVDYLLYLLLDAVMENFYITIEDEEDKIEELINLTKKGADPVILEKIENHRDNFNFLKRSIIPLRDSLYYLKTIKDDDTYNGIEKETFSFFIRLHQKSLELLEQIDSDMSSLESASNFYFSEQSRKMNEIMKTLTIISAVFIPLTFIVGVYGMNFEYMPELKAKNGYFIVLGAMVLLVIALIIYFKKRRWF; encoded by the coding sequence ATGAGAAAGATCAAATACAAGAAAGGACGGAAGCTTCAACATATCACTTTAGAGTATACAGGAACACAAAAAGAGCATGAAACTGAGATGCAGCTTTTTGTCTATGATGATGAAGATGTGGTTGAATACGAGAAGTTTACCGTTTTAGCATTAAATACCTGTATTGATTATACAAAAAATAACTGGCTCAACATCCACGGATTAAACGACATTAATTTACTTAAAACAATTGGTGCTCATTTTAAGCTCGATGATTTTTTATTAGCAGATATTTTAAATACCACCAAAAGAACAAAGCTTGAAGAACAAAAAGATATTTTATTTTTTAATATAAAGTCACTCTTGCCATCTGAATATTCAGATAATATAAGTGTAGAGCAGATAAGTTTTATTTTAAAAGATGGAATTTTGATTTCGTTTCAGGAAAAGCGAAGCGATTTTTTTACCCATATCAGGGAACGTCTTCGTACACATGCAGGGATTGTAAGAACCAAAAAGGTTGATTATTTACTGTATTTGTTATTAGATGCCGTAATGGAGAATTTTTACATTACGATTGAAGACGAAGAGGATAAGATTGAAGAATTAATCAATTTGACCAAAAAAGGAGCTGATCCTGTGATTCTGGAAAAGATTGAAAATCACCGTGATAATTTTAATTTTTTGAAACGTTCGATTATTCCGCTAAGGGATTCTTTGTATTATCTAAAGACAATTAAAGACGATGATACATACAACGGAATTGAAAAAGAGACTTTTAGTTTTTTCATCCGTTTGCATCAAAAAAGTTTAGAGCTTTTAGAACAAATTGATTCGGATATGAGTTCATTAGAGAGTGCTTCTAATTTTTATTTTTCGGAACAAAGCCGAAAGATGAATGAAATTATGAAGACACTTACCATTATTTCGGCCGTATTTATCCCGCTTACTTTTATTGTTGGAGTCTACGGTATGAACTTTGAATACATGCCGGAACTGAAAGCAAAAAACGGCTATTTTATTGTGCTGGGGGCGATGGTTTTATTGGTAATAGCCCTGATTATCTATTTCAAAAAAAGACGCTGGTTTTAG
- the pta gene encoding phosphate acetyltransferase, which translates to MSKAVYIATSDHNSGKSIITLGLMSILIGKTAKVGYFRPIVEDFVDGELDNHIETVLSYFNLDIKFEDAYAITKSKLIKKKNKGKIGEVLDLIIEKYKKLEERFDFVLVEGTSFTGEGTSIELDLNVLIAKNLGIPSIIIGSGVGKTLEELVDSLYLVYDSFKVKEVEVLSVIANKVQFENIELVTQGLQKSLPGNVLINTIPLISSLNNPTMQEIVNQLDAKVLFGSAYLNNEIGHFSVGAMQLHNYLVHLHDNALVITPGDRSDIILGALQANESANYPTISGIILTGNIVPEESILKLIEGLSAIVPIIAVDGGTYHITNKIGAIRSEIYANNTHKIETSITTFEKYVEVETLSERLITFIPEGMTPKMFQYNMVKRAKQHRKHIVLPEGYDDRIIIAASRLLDMDVVDISIIGDKKHIENKVAELGIPFDFSKVNIINPKESELYEDYANTYYELRKAKNVSITMARDLMEDVSYFGTMMVYKGHADGMVSGAAHTTQHTILPALQFIKTKPNSSVVSSVFFMCLEDRVSVFGDCAINPNPTAEQLAEIAISSAESSSAFGIEPKIAMLSYSSGSSGKGDEVDKVRTATEIVKQKRPDLKIEGPIQYDAAVDRAVGKSKMPDSEVAGQASVLIFPDLNTGNNTYKAVQRETGALAIGPMLQGLNKPVNDLSRGCTVDDIINTVVITAIQAQGL; encoded by the coding sequence ATGAGTAAAGCAGTATATATAGCCACAAGTGACCACAATAGTGGAAAGTCGATTATCACGCTCGGTTTGATGAGTATTTTAATTGGTAAAACGGCAAAAGTGGGTTATTTTAGGCCAATTGTCGAGGATTTTGTAGATGGAGAACTGGACAATCATATTGAGACAGTTTTATCATATTTTAATCTTGATATAAAGTTTGAAGATGCTTATGCAATAACCAAAAGCAAACTAATCAAGAAGAAAAATAAAGGAAAAATAGGCGAAGTTCTCGATTTAATTATTGAAAAGTATAAGAAACTTGAAGAGCGCTTTGACTTCGTTTTGGTAGAAGGTACAAGCTTTACAGGTGAAGGAACTTCAATAGAATTAGACTTGAATGTTCTAATTGCCAAAAACCTTGGAATCCCAAGTATTATTATAGGATCCGGAGTTGGAAAGACATTAGAAGAATTAGTCGACAGCCTTTATTTGGTTTATGATTCTTTTAAAGTTAAAGAAGTTGAGGTTTTATCTGTAATTGCAAATAAAGTACAATTCGAGAATATAGAACTGGTTACACAGGGATTACAGAAAAGCTTACCAGGAAACGTTTTAATCAATACAATTCCGTTGATTTCAAGTTTGAATAATCCAACAATGCAGGAAATTGTCAATCAGTTAGATGCAAAAGTATTGTTTGGAAGTGCTTATTTAAACAACGAAATTGGGCACTTTAGCGTTGGTGCCATGCAATTGCATAATTACTTGGTTCACTTGCATGATAATGCCCTGGTAATTACGCCAGGAGACCGTTCAGATATTATTCTTGGTGCTTTGCAAGCCAATGAATCCGCTAACTACCCAACTATTTCAGGAATTATTCTAACAGGAAATATTGTTCCTGAAGAAAGTATTTTAAAGCTTATTGAAGGACTTTCTGCCATTGTTCCTATTATTGCAGTTGATGGTGGTACTTATCACATTACAAATAAAATTGGGGCAATTAGATCAGAGATTTATGCCAACAATACACATAAAATTGAGACTTCGATAACTACTTTTGAAAAGTATGTTGAAGTTGAAACTTTGTCCGAAAGGTTAATCACTTTTATACCGGAAGGAATGACACCGAAAATGTTCCAGTATAATATGGTAAAAAGAGCCAAACAACATCGTAAACATATTGTTTTGCCTGAAGGATATGATGACCGAATTATCATCGCCGCTTCCAGATTACTAGATATGGATGTAGTAGATATTTCCATTATTGGAGATAAAAAACATATCGAAAATAAGGTTGCCGAGTTAGGAATTCCATTTGATTTTTCGAAAGTAAACATCATCAACCCAAAAGAATCTGAGCTTTATGAAGATTATGCTAATACTTATTATGAGCTTAGAAAAGCAAAGAATGTAAGTATTACTATGGCAAGGGATTTAATGGAAGATGTATCTTATTTTGGTACCATGATGGTATATAAAGGCCATGCTGACGGAATGGTTTCCGGTGCTGCACACACAACACAACACACCATTTTACCAGCCTTACAATTCATTAAAACAAAACCAAATTCATCTGTAGTTTCATCTGTATTTTTCATGTGTTTAGAAGACAGGGTTTCTGTTTTTGGCGATTGTGCTATTAATCCAAACCCAACAGCTGAGCAATTGGCAGAGATTGCGATTTCATCTGCAGAGTCAAGCTCAGCTTTTGGAATAGAACCTAAAATTGCCATGCTTTCTTATTCATCTGGTTCATCAGGAAAAGGAGATGAAGTAGATAAAGTGAGAACTGCAACTGAAATTGTAAAACAAAAACGACCAGATCTTAAAATTGAAGGTCCAATTCAGTACGATGCCGCGGTAGACCGTGCAGTAGGAAAAAGCAAAATGCCGGATTCTGAAGTGGCAGGGCAGGCGAGCGTACTTATTTTCCCTGATTTAAATACTGGAAACAATACTTATAAAGCAGTACAAAGAGAAACCGGAGCATTGGCTATTGGTCCAATGTTACAGGGTTTAAACAAGCCCGTAAACGATTTAAGCCGTGGTTGTACCGTAGATGATATTATAAATACAGTAGTGATTACAGCGATTCAGGCGCAAGGATTGTAA
- a CDS encoding acetate/propionate family kinase, which produces MKILIINSGSSSIKYQLMVMPTNEVICTGMIDRIGLETSNVTFKTSSDSIEELLPIPNHKVGLQKVANMLLDPEKGVIKSTSEIGAVGHRVVHGGSYFSDTTIITEEVKEKIKELSELAPLHNPAHLVGINVAEEIFATAKQVAVFDTAFHQTIPVEAHKYAIPNYLLTENKVRVYGFHGTSHKYVSEKAIDFLEKSAKIITIHLGNGCSMTAIKDGKSIDHTMGFSPANGLIMGTRAGDIDQSVIFYMIKNLGYSAEDVNSILLKQSGMLGLTGYSDLRDIQTEAANGNKDCQLALLMNAYRIKKFIGAYAAALNGLDAIIFTAGIGENSAHMRQLVCSDMDYFGIELDNEKNQIRSKEIREINTSNSKTKVLVIPTDEEYEIANQVYQLLQN; this is translated from the coding sequence ATGAAAATATTAATTATCAATTCAGGAAGTTCATCAATAAAATACCAATTAATGGTTATGCCAACAAACGAAGTAATTTGTACGGGTATGATTGATAGAATTGGATTAGAAACTTCAAATGTAACGTTTAAAACTTCATCAGATTCAATAGAAGAATTGCTTCCAATTCCGAACCATAAAGTGGGTTTGCAGAAAGTAGCCAATATGCTTTTGGATCCTGAAAAAGGAGTTATAAAATCTACTTCAGAAATTGGGGCGGTTGGACATCGTGTAGTGCATGGAGGAAGTTATTTCTCAGACACGACAATTATTACAGAAGAGGTTAAAGAAAAAATAAAGGAGCTTTCAGAATTGGCTCCATTGCATAATCCTGCGCATTTAGTTGGAATAAATGTTGCAGAAGAAATTTTTGCAACAGCAAAACAAGTAGCTGTTTTTGATACAGCTTTTCATCAAACAATTCCAGTTGAAGCACATAAATATGCTATTCCTAATTATCTTTTAACAGAGAATAAAGTCAGGGTTTATGGTTTTCACGGAACAAGTCATAAATATGTTTCTGAAAAAGCAATTGATTTTTTAGAAAAAAGTGCAAAAATAATTACCATCCATTTAGGAAATGGTTGTAGTATGACAGCAATCAAAGATGGTAAAAGTATCGATCATACTATGGGATTCTCGCCTGCAAATGGTTTAATAATGGGAACTCGTGCCGGAGATATCGATCAATCGGTGATATTTTATATGATCAAAAATCTCGGATATTCGGCAGAAGATGTAAATTCAATTTTATTGAAGCAAAGTGGAATGTTAGGGCTTACAGGATATAGTGATTTACGTGATATTCAGACAGAAGCAGCCAATGGAAATAAAGATTGTCAGCTTGCTTTATTAATGAATGCTTATCGCATTAAGAAATTTATTGGAGCATATGCTGCAGCTTTAAATGGTTTGGATGCTATTATTTTTACAGCAGGAATTGGCGAAAATTCAGCACATATGCGTCAATTGGTGTGTAGTGATATGGATTATTTTGGAATTGAATTAGACAACGAAAAAAATCAAATTCGTTCTAAAGAAATTAGGGAAATTAATACTTCAAATTCTAAAACAAAAGTTTTGGTGATTCCAACCGATGAAGAATATGAAATTGCTAATCAGGTATACCAATTGCTGCAGAATTAG
- a CDS encoding DUF3995 domain-containing protein, which yields MIITLILFLVFVTISALHFYWGFGGKWGSNAVIPTNDEGVPLFIPRTISTLIIAIGLLGFGMFYLVKYGLITTNLPEWLNKYGFLIIISIFILRGIGDFNFIGLFKKHKSSEFAINDTKYYTPLCLVIVLLTLTLVLSN from the coding sequence ATGATTATTACACTAATTCTTTTCTTAGTTTTTGTAACGATTTCAGCACTTCATTTTTATTGGGGTTTTGGAGGTAAATGGGGGAGTAACGCAGTCATACCAACCAATGATGAAGGAGTGCCGCTTTTTATTCCCAGAACAATTTCAACATTAATTATTGCTATTGGTTTGTTGGGTTTTGGAATGTTTTATCTGGTAAAATATGGATTAATAACGACGAACTTGCCAGAATGGCTTAATAAATATGGATTTTTAATCATAATTTCTATATTTATTTTAAGAGGCATAGGAGATTTTAACTTCATTGGCCTTTTCAAAAAACATAAAAGCTCTGAATTTGCTATAAATGATACAAAGTATTACACTCCTCTTTGTTTGGTAATAGTATTACTAACATTAACTTTAGTACTTTCTAATTAG